ACGGGTTTTACGCTCCATCATATAAAATCAAGCCTTATTAATATATTAAAAACCTATACAAATGACCACAGTAAACATCTATCTGACTTTTAATGGTACTTGCAAACAAGCATTCGACTTTTATCAATCTGTATTTGGCGGGGAGTTTCCTTATGTGGGAACTTTTGGTGAAATGCCACCGCAAGAGGGAATGCCCCCTATTTCAGAAGAAATGAAAGATAAAATTATGCATATTACTTTACCTATCAGCAAAGAAACCTGTATAATGGGAAGCGACGCAGTCGATGAATGGAGCAAGAATGTACAAGTAGGCAATAACTTTAGTATCTCCATCAACACCAATACGACAGAAGAGGCAGACAGAATTTTTAATGATTTATCAGCCGGAGGAAGGGTTACAATGCCTATGGCTAAAACCTTTTGGGGCGCATATTTTGGTATGTTTACCGATAAATTTGAAATTAACTGGATGATTAATTGCGACCTCCCTACACAATCTTAATTTCAAAAAAATGGACTCAATCGCAAACCTCATCAAGCAATACCAACTTTTAACCGACTGGTATTTGTCTGTTCTTGAAGATATTGATGTCGCAGATGGTCGCAAAACCATTGCTGATAATACCAATAGTCTAGAATGGCTTGCAGGGCATTTAATTACCGGACGTTATAGAAATATCATTCGATTAGGTATAACAATTGAACCTTATGAATACATAGATAAATTTATCAATCCGGCCATTCCACCACCGAATGCTATTGAATTTAACAAGATGATTCAATATCCAAGTTTGAACGATTGTAAACAGCAATGGATAAGGTATGGAAAGCTATTTATGAACAGATTAAAAGAAATAAAAGTTGATACATTAAGGACTGAAATACCCTTTACAGTAATGACAGGTGGCAATACTATTGAAGATGCATTGACATTTATTGCGCTACACGAAACTTTTCATATTGGACAAATGAGTATTATTAGAAAAGCACTCGGATATCCTGCCATGCAGTTATCACCAAGAAAGGTCCCTGTTATGTAATAACCTCGAGAAGCTAGTAATAACGGCGTTTATTGTAAGCATAACGAATCAATCAGTTCTTTCTTAATTATTAAAGCTGAG
The Arachidicoccus soli DNA segment above includes these coding regions:
- a CDS encoding VOC family protein, which translates into the protein MTTVNIYLTFNGTCKQAFDFYQSVFGGEFPYVGTFGEMPPQEGMPPISEEMKDKIMHITLPISKETCIMGSDAVDEWSKNVQVGNNFSISINTNTTEEADRIFNDLSAGGRVTMPMAKTFWGAYFGMFTDKFEINWMINCDLPTQS
- a CDS encoding DinB family protein produces the protein MDSIANLIKQYQLLTDWYLSVLEDIDVADGRKTIADNTNSLEWLAGHLITGRYRNIIRLGITIEPYEYIDKFINPAIPPPNAIEFNKMIQYPSLNDCKQQWIRYGKLFMNRLKEIKVDTLRTEIPFTVMTGGNTIEDALTFIALHETFHIGQMSIIRKALGYPAMQLSPRKVPVM